The window tataattatataattttatgaatattttagaaatgaaattatatattatatttcattacaaaataattatatattgcGCAAGATTGCGACTAGTTGTCgaataatatttatttcataattgttTGTTACAAGTGGAAGTGGAACAAAAGAGAACACAAGTAGGCTTGATTTTAGTTATGAATTAATTTGGGCATAATCTATTCTCAAAAGGTGAGTCACTTTGGTTTATAAGAATTCACTCATCATTCTTTGGCTTATCTTGCAATCTTAAAAGGTTTCATAGTGTGTGGatttcaattagctcaactgataaagtctttgatagttgaataagagactGGAGGTTTAGTCCCTGCCTACactaaaaatcaattggtatcttgatctgatgataaagagttattatcaggagcgggCGTTATAGGGTTCtatagtgtttttttattttatttttataatttaataattataagagGAAGATTTGAACATGTTTTCATTTAATACACTATAATATGTTAGTTGAactaaaaattttttggcaGGTTTGATGGTTCCTTTCTTGCCTTAATTGAAATGATTATATTTATAGATTGGTAGGTAACATGATTCCAAACTAACTCTCTTAATTCTTATGAATCTCAAAGGTAAGAACAAAAAactatccttaaaaaaaatacaaacatagATTAAAATGAGATTATCTtaccaagaaaacaaaaattgaaaaactatCTACTTTCATTGATCTGTTTTTTTAAGACTGAATCACAGCCgttaaactatttaaaaaaaaattaaaacaaaaatagaactACCAAAAGAAAAGACAGAAAGATTGAATCACAGCCGTTAAAAAGCAGCTGCCAGGACTCACTAAAAGAGAAAACGCACATTTTTGGTAGATTCGATTCCTCACATTTCGGCGGTCCACTCTGGACAcacaaaagaaacataaaaccaaaaaaagaagtaaaaagatTTATGCCACGCTTTTAccaatatttttatgataaatctGAGTAATAAATTATGGGTCTGATTAACATGTaccctaaaaaattattttattggttttgttttgttttgttttttcacaTGACAGTAAAAGACTTTTATGAGAACAAGAGCAAAGCATCTGACAAACTATCATCGgcataaattattattattcttaaacttttaatttaaacattctattaaatagtattttttttttatttaacaattacTTCAAATTTGTCGTAAAAATACTCTACAAATAAATGTCGTGTACGTAAcctttctcaaataaaaatcaGTCAATCGTAGTTGTTTAAAAAGTTGGTGATTCATTCGAAGCTCCTAGGCGAAGTTtccaagcaaacaaacaaacataaaaagaaaaaaaagtgtcacATAAAAATATCTCAACCATCATTTCATTTTCACTCACATAAAAAAAGTGTTAAAAAGTGTCTTATAAACCCCAAACCATTTTCATAAGTCTCAGAAACCTCTTTGCGTCCAAGTGAGTCTGAGATCTTAAGGTACACACGTATTCTGACtattctctctgtctctcaatTTCTTGAAATTTCCGATTCCTGTCATTTCATTTCCaaagttttagtttttgttattttttttgatttgttAAGTGTAAAGCTACAAACTTTATAGTTTATTTCATATGgggtatttgtttttattaatagaTCTGTTGAAATTTTGAGTATCTCACTATCTCTGGATCTGGGCATGTTAGTTGCGCTTTTCTTAAGtcaaattcttgtttttgaaggCAAAAGTTTTGTGCTTTTGAAAACACTTTTGGATGGGATAGAATGAGGGAGAAGAATAGActgggactaaggctttgttgttcatgttgattttgttttggaaaaacttttGAGGTTGCCAGTTAAGCAGTAGAGAAAGTAGGAGTGTGAATATGCCAACTGAACAGTGATGAATGTTATatgattatcttttatttttttatttagaaagcAAGAATCTAATCTGGGTTTTGGGgttgatttgttttttaaaatgaagaaggcaTCGATGAAGAAAGATATTTCTtgggtttggggttttttttggaGACCCATTTCAACTTTGATGTAATTTGATTAATTTCTACAATTATTTTAGTGATGGGGTCTCTTCTTTTATATGGTATATTAGGATTGTATTGAGGTTGTAGTGTCTTTTGCTGATCTTTTTTAAGCAAACACTAATATTGGATATGTCGTCCGGCTCTGAAATTCTGCagcaaaatagaattttttggcTATGACTTGGAGTTTATGGGCTTGTTTGGTTTTGCTTTTGGAGGGGTTGAAAAGTAGGTTATAGCTCTTCTAGCTGAAATTGCTAAATGTTGACAATTTTGCTAAATAGCTTTCCAGAAATTTAATTCACTATTCACTATAATATACCGGACACTCAAAACACTTAAGAGCTTTTCAGTTACAACTCTATTTCACAGAACCTTTATTACTAAAGCTCTACTTCCTAGGGTAATAATACCAACAGGCATTATGCGTACTTACTACCGATTTTTCTTGTATAATTGTGGAGCATGAAGATTGCTGGCCCATATTGATAGCATAATGTTTGTTATTTTGCTATGTTGTCTAATTTCTATTTGAACCGAACCTCTATGTTTTGTAATGTTATGAGTTTAATTATTCTGTGTTTGAAAATTTGTATTACTTCTTAAAGCTTTCTTGTGAACTTAATCCACTTGTAAGTTATCAGGAGCTGGACTTGTCATTTGTTAAGTTTTCTTTAGTGAACTCTCAACTCAGAATACATTGGCTCTGCCTCTCTGGAGTTGCTACATTTAATATTTGTAGTTTTGATTGCTATGTTTGCATTACGAATTGGTGGTATTGACACTCATTGAAAAAATTTATGGGCAGGAACTACAAAAATATTGACTGTAGTTTTGCAGAATAcatatttctttcatttgaGGCTAAGTTTTAGATTAGATCTGTTACTTATCAAAAGTTTTAGTCTTTTAGATTAGATCTGTCTAAGCAAAATGGAATAGTTTTTAAGCTTGAGTGATGAAGTGATCTGACTTATTGCTAATGGATAAGGCTCTGAAATTCTTTCTGTTTTACAGTGTGTAAAATGGCGGCAACATCAGCAGCTACCCTTTCAATTGGAACAAATGTCTCCTGTGGCCGCAAAGTGGGCTCACTTTCTCAATCAAAGCCTTTTGGTGTGAGGTTCAATTCCCAGAACTCCCTAAAGAGTTTCAGTGGCCTTAAGGCTGCAACATCTGTGAGTTGTGAGTCAGATTCATCCTTCTTAGGCAAGGAAACTAGTGCTGCTCTTCGAGGATCTATTGCTCTGAAAGCCCAAAAAGAAAATCAGAGTTACCAGTATCACCTGCAGCCCCAGGCAGCATTCAAAGTGGCAATTCTTGGAGCTGCTGGAGGTATAGGTCAGCCCCTGGCACTTCTTATCAAGATGTCCCCATTAGTTTCTGCCTTGCACCTCTATGATGTAGCAAATGTTAAGGGAGTTGCCACTGATCTCAGTCACTGCAACACTCCTTCGCAAGTTCTGGATTTCTCCGGAGCTTCTGAATTAGGCAGTGCTTTGAAAGGTGTAGATGTTGTTGTTATACCTGCTGGAGTTCCAAGAAAGCCTGGTATGACTCGTGATGACCTCTTCAACATCAATGCTGGCATAGTTAAGAACTTGATTGAGGCTGTTGCTGATAACTGCCCTGACGCCTTCATTCACATTATCAGCAACCCAGTGAACTCAACAGTGCCAATTGCAGCGGAAATTCTGAAGCAGAAGGGTGTTTTTGATCCAAAGAAGCTCTTTGGTGTCTCTACACTGGATGTCGTGAGGGCTAACACATTTGTTGCTCAGAAGAAGAACTTAAAGCTGATTGATGTTGATGTCCCAGTTGTGGGAGGGCATGCCGGGATAACTATTCTACCTCTGCTTTCGAAGACAAAACCCTCAGTTAGCTTTACTGATGAAGAAGTTCAAGAGCTAACTGTTAGGACCCAAAATGCTGGGACAGAAGTCGTGGAGGCAAAAGCAGGTACTGGATCTGCTACATTATCAATGGCATATGCAGCAGCTAGATTTGTAGAGTCATCTCTTCGTGCACTTGACGGAGATGGGGATGTATATGAGTGCTCATATGTTCAGTCAGATCTGACTGAGCTTCCATTCTTTGCATCAAGGATTAAGATTGGAAAGAAAGGGGTTGAAGCTTTCATTTCCTCTGACCTCCAAGGGTTGACTGAATATGAGCAGAAGGCTCTGGAAGCCCTTAAGCCGGAATTGAAGTCCAGCATCGAGAAGGGAATTGCATTTGCTAATAAGCAAGCAGTGGCTGCATAAATTTCAAGTGTTTGAAGTCCTTGCCTCTTTACATCATATGCGTTAGAGAGATGTGACAGTGTCTCATTATTTTTTGCTGATTTATAATTGGGTCAGTACTCTCAGTTTTGTAgaatgaaaactttttgtttcttttcactATGTCAAAGCCTTTCAGTAAGAAAGTTCAAGGTTGGGTATCTTGGTGTTGTAGATTCAAAGAATGTAATCGTTCTTATTTGGAGCAGGTAGTAATTGACAGTTTTGGAATAACATGCCTGGTGCACTATATTGATCACCAGTAGAGATCTATCAGCAAAGAAGTTCAAATAGTTGGTGATGTGGCAAATCACAGTGCTTGTATTCATTTCAAAGAAGTTAAATTTAGTTTTGCAATTAATTTTCCTTCCGATTAAAACTGGGTTTTGCCATATTAGAGGTTAGAGTGTGTACACATTTTACGGTTAAGTGAAAAATATATTCTTAGTTCCTCACTGGCACATGTTATAGGCTTGAatattttgctattttgttATGGCAAGGCCTTTGTATAAATTATCAAATGACAAATGCCTTCGGCTCCCCTCCAAAGGGTGAACTTGGATTTGACCTCCGGCTCATCTTTTGGAATGAAACTGACCAACTCTAGAAGGCTTTTGTACAATTTGTCAAGAGCTCTGGGATTATAATGATTCATTCTTGGGATCAAACAGAAGGTTCAGGGATTTCGTGGTGTATCACATGCTGAATTCTACGCTAATGTTTGTAGTCTCAGCCTATTCTTTCATCTTTGCTGCACTCCCTATAACTTtgttaaaatatgaaaatattaatcagaaataaagagaagaaaagtaAACAACACAAGGGACTAACATGGTTTGGCCTTAGCAGCTTCCCGTCACAGTGAAAAAGCCTAAATGACTACAACTTTACCATAGAGCTTTGTGCATAACAAAATAGCTATTGAAAAGTACATATAATAGACGAATCAGAGAATCACAATACATGTAGTACAGTTAGTATTGCTAGTACAAAGGGTTTGGGCCTTTAACCCATATCTCTAGCAAACTATACCGCTCAATTAGCCTAAAATTGCAGCTATTTCCTTGGTACATTAATATAAGACTGCTTAGGAGGCATGCAAGGGCCAACTCCTTTgcattttattatgtaaatcaCAGCATAAAAAAGTTCAATTACGATCATCAGGAACCAtgacccttttctttttcccttttgatTCAGCATGATCTTCTCCATTTTCTCATgcaaacacccccccccccccccccccccccccccccccccccccccccccaaaaaaaaaaaaaaaaacccaaccccaATGTATGCTTAACAATGTCTAGTTCCTTGcgtaatcatttatttttactCAAAGAATAAGAACAAATCATTCATGTCAATGACATCAGcacaaaatttagaaattcaGAATTTCAAGGTTTAAGACATCAGTGAACCTTTGATAAGTTCAAATTTCTTTGCTAGGGAAATTGCTGTTGAAATAGTATGTGCAAGATGTTCAAAGTTATGGGAACATCATCACAAAGGGAGGTCGGGCCAGCTTTAAGGAACAGGATCTTCTGTTCAACATTTGCAACAAGGCTGCAACCTGTCATGTAGCAGAATGAGATAACACACATTTCATGAATTTAGTGATGGAAGCAGCCATTCAACAGATTgggttgaaagttgaaaatgaATCCTTCTGTGACATGACATAAGTGGCCTGGGCAAACAGAACTCCTTCTCTGCCCCAAACTCACACAAGGGGACTAGTGTAATACACAAGCCTGCCCTCGTATGAATCTCTAGCAAACCCAGTTGCTTCACTTACTGTAGGTTTGCACATTTGTTTCTCAGACCAAAAATAGCTTTACCAATAGTCATTGCAGGAGCAGCGTCCTTCTTTGAAATGATGAAACCGAGCACGATCTCTAACAATAACCACTCGGTTATAAACCCCTGAGAGAAACTTTGCAAAATTGTGGCAATCAACACAGGTTCGAAGATTTTTGGCCACCCTTATTGTTGTGCCTGGCGGAGTTGCAAGAACTCCAAAAGCAATAGCCAGTTTCTCACTGTGATAAGAGAGTGCACTCCCTTTTTCTTCAGCACCCAAATTGTGCAATTCAGATGAAATTTCTGCAACATAACCAGCAATCTTCAGCTGCTGATTAATCTCATCCAGCATTGCATAAATCTCATCTTTTCGAGGATGTGAAACATCATCCACAATGAACTCATGTACTACACCTTTCaatacaattgtgctacagccAGGTGTG of the Quercus robur chromosome 10, dhQueRobu3.1, whole genome shotgun sequence genome contains:
- the LOC126701755 gene encoding malate dehydrogenase, chloroplastic; protein product: MAATSAATLSIGTNVSCGRKVGSLSQSKPFGVRFNSQNSLKSFSGLKAATSVSCESDSSFLGKETSAALRGSIALKAQKENQSYQYHLQPQAAFKVAILGAAGGIGQPLALLIKMSPLVSALHLYDVANVKGVATDLSHCNTPSQVLDFSGASELGSALKGVDVVVIPAGVPRKPGMTRDDLFNINAGIVKNLIEAVADNCPDAFIHIISNPVNSTVPIAAEILKQKGVFDPKKLFGVSTLDVVRANTFVAQKKNLKLIDVDVPVVGGHAGITILPLLSKTKPSVSFTDEEVQELTVRTQNAGTEVVEAKAGTGSATLSMAYAAARFVESSLRALDGDGDVYECSYVQSDLTELPFFASRIKIGKKGVEAFISSDLQGLTEYEQKALEALKPELKSSIEKGIAFANKQAVAA